The Felis catus isolate Fca126 chromosome X, F.catus_Fca126_mat1.0, whole genome shotgun sequence genome includes a region encoding these proteins:
- the AIFM1 gene encoding apoptosis-inducing factor 1, mitochondrial isoform X2, producing MFRCGSLAAGAFKQKLAPLVRTVCVRGPRQRNRLPVVQCHHLGSPSRSLASTGAPVKDGSSLVYFLIVGATVTGAGVYYAYKTIKDDQKRYNERMSGLGLTPEEKQKMATSPAPEGEPVPQVRVPSHVPFLLIGGGTAAFAAARSIRARDPGARVLIVSEDPELPYMRPPLSKELWFSDDPNVTKTLRFRQWNGKERSIYFQPPSFYVSAQDLPHIENGGVAVLTGKKVVQLDVRGNMVKLNDGSQITYEKCLLATGGTPRSLSAIDRAGAEVKSRTTLFRKIGDFRTLEKISREVNSITIIGGGFLGSELACALGRKARALGTEVIQLFPEKGNMGKILPEYLSNWTMEKVRREGVKVLPNAIVQSVGVSGGKLLIKLKDGRKVETDHIVAAVGLEPNVELAKTGGLEIDSDFGGFRVNAELQARSNIWVAGDAACFYDIKLGRRRVEHHDHAVVSGRLAGENMTGAAKPYWHQSMFWSDLGPDVGYEAIGLVDSSLPTVGVFAKATAQDNPKSATEQSGTGIRSESETESEASEIAVPASSPTVPQAPAEGEDYGKGVIFYLRDKVVVGIVLWNIFNRMPIARKIIKDGEQHEDLNEVAKLFNIHED from the exons TTGTGCAGTGTCATCACCTAGGATCCCCTTCTAGATCACTAGCGTCTACAGGTGCTCCCGTGAAAGATGGCAGCAGCCTAGTATACTTCTTAATTGTAGGAGCGACAGTCACTGGGGCAGGAGTTTATTAT GCCTACAAGACTATAAAAGATGACCAAAAAAGATATAATGAAAGAATGTCAGGGTTAGGGCTAACaccagaagagaaacagaaaatggccACGTCACCTG CTCCAGAAGGAGAACCAGTTCCTCAAGTCAGGGTACCAAGTCATGTTCCGTTCCTTCTCATCGGAGGAGGCACTGCTGCCTTTGCTGCGGCCAGATCCATCCGGGCTCGGGATCCAGGGGCCAGG GTACTGATTGTGTCTGAAGATCCAGAGCTGCCATACATGCGACCTCCTCTTTCAAAAGAGCTGTGGTTTTCAGATGATCCAAATGTCACAAAGACGCTGCGATTCAGACAGTggaatggaaaagagagaag CATTTATTTCCAGCCACCTTCTTTCTATGTCTCTGCTCAGGACCTGCCTCACATTGAGAATGGTGGCGTGGCTGTCCTCACTGGGAAGAAG GTAGTGCAGCTGGATGTGAGAGGCAACATGGTGAAACTTAATGATGGCTCTCAAATAACCTATGAAAAGTGCTTGCTTGCAACAG gaGGCACTCCAAGAAGTCTGTCTGCTATTGATAGGGCTGGAGCAGAGGTGAAGAGTAGAACAACACTTTTCAGAAAG ATTGGAGACTTTAGAACTTTAGAGAAGATTTCCCGGGAAGTCAACTCAATAACAATAATCGGTGGAGGCTTCCTTGGTAGCGAACTAGCCTGCGCTCTTGGCAGAAAGG CTCGAGCTTTGGGTACAGAAGTAATTCAACTCTTCCCCGAGAAAGGAAACATGGGAAAGATCCTCCCTGAATACCTCAGCAACTGGACCATGGAAAAAGTCAGACGAG AGGGGGTTAAGGTGCTTCCCAATGCTATTGTGCAGTCAGTTGGAGTCAGCGGTGGCAAGTTACTCATCAAGTTGAAAGACGGCAGGAAG gtAGAAACTGACCACATAGTGGCAGCTGTGGGCCTGGAGCCCAATGTTGAGTTGGCCAAGACTGGTGGACTAGAGATAGACTCTGATTTTGGTGGCTTCCGGGTAAATGCAGAGCTCCAAGCACGCTCTAACATCTGGGTG GCAGGAGATGCCGCATGCTTCTACGATATAAAGTTGGGTAGGAGGCGGGTAGAGCACCATGATCATGCTGTTGTGAGTGGAAGATTGGCCGGAGAAAATATGACTGGAGCTGCTAAGCCATACTGGCATCAGTCAATGTTCTG GAGTGATTTGGGCCCCGATGTTGGCTACGAAGCTATTGGTCTTGTGGACAGTAGTTTGCCCACAGTTGGTGTGTTTGCAAAAGCAACTGCACAAGACAACCCAAAATCTGCCACAGAGCAGTCAG GGACTGGTATCCGATCGGAGAGTGAGACAGAGTCTGAGGCCTCAGAAATCGCTGTTCCTGCCAGCAGTCCCACAGTCCCCCAGGCCCCAGCTGAAGGGGAGGACTACGGCAAAGGTGTCATCTTCTACCTCAGGGACAAAGTAGTGGTGGGGATCGTGCTGTGGAACATCTTCAACCGAATGCCAATAGCAAGGAAG ATCATTAAGGACGGTGAGCAACACGAAGATCTCAATGAAGTAGCCAAACTGTTCAACATTCATGAAGACTGA
- the AIFM1 gene encoding apoptosis-inducing factor 1, mitochondrial isoform X1: protein MFRCGSLAAGAFKQKLAPLVRTVCVRGPRQRNRLPGNLFQRWHVPLELQMTRQMASSGASGGKIDNSVLVLMVGLSTIGAGAYAYKTIKDDQKRYNERMSGLGLTPEEKQKMATSPAPEGEPVPQVRVPSHVPFLLIGGGTAAFAAARSIRARDPGARVLIVSEDPELPYMRPPLSKELWFSDDPNVTKTLRFRQWNGKERSIYFQPPSFYVSAQDLPHIENGGVAVLTGKKVVQLDVRGNMVKLNDGSQITYEKCLLATGGTPRSLSAIDRAGAEVKSRTTLFRKIGDFRTLEKISREVNSITIIGGGFLGSELACALGRKARALGTEVIQLFPEKGNMGKILPEYLSNWTMEKVRREGVKVLPNAIVQSVGVSGGKLLIKLKDGRKVETDHIVAAVGLEPNVELAKTGGLEIDSDFGGFRVNAELQARSNIWVAGDAACFYDIKLGRRRVEHHDHAVVSGRLAGENMTGAAKPYWHQSMFWSDLGPDVGYEAIGLVDSSLPTVGVFAKATAQDNPKSATEQSGTGIRSESETESEASEIAVPASSPTVPQAPAEGEDYGKGVIFYLRDKVVVGIVLWNIFNRMPIARKIIKDGEQHEDLNEVAKLFNIHED from the exons TGGCTAGCTCTGGTGCATCAGGGGGCAAAATCGATAATTCTGTGTTAGTCCTTATGGTGGGCTTATCAACAATAGGAGCTGGTGCATAT GCCTACAAGACTATAAAAGATGACCAAAAAAGATATAATGAAAGAATGTCAGGGTTAGGGCTAACaccagaagagaaacagaaaatggccACGTCACCTG CTCCAGAAGGAGAACCAGTTCCTCAAGTCAGGGTACCAAGTCATGTTCCGTTCCTTCTCATCGGAGGAGGCACTGCTGCCTTTGCTGCGGCCAGATCCATCCGGGCTCGGGATCCAGGGGCCAGG GTACTGATTGTGTCTGAAGATCCAGAGCTGCCATACATGCGACCTCCTCTTTCAAAAGAGCTGTGGTTTTCAGATGATCCAAATGTCACAAAGACGCTGCGATTCAGACAGTggaatggaaaagagagaag CATTTATTTCCAGCCACCTTCTTTCTATGTCTCTGCTCAGGACCTGCCTCACATTGAGAATGGTGGCGTGGCTGTCCTCACTGGGAAGAAG GTAGTGCAGCTGGATGTGAGAGGCAACATGGTGAAACTTAATGATGGCTCTCAAATAACCTATGAAAAGTGCTTGCTTGCAACAG gaGGCACTCCAAGAAGTCTGTCTGCTATTGATAGGGCTGGAGCAGAGGTGAAGAGTAGAACAACACTTTTCAGAAAG ATTGGAGACTTTAGAACTTTAGAGAAGATTTCCCGGGAAGTCAACTCAATAACAATAATCGGTGGAGGCTTCCTTGGTAGCGAACTAGCCTGCGCTCTTGGCAGAAAGG CTCGAGCTTTGGGTACAGAAGTAATTCAACTCTTCCCCGAGAAAGGAAACATGGGAAAGATCCTCCCTGAATACCTCAGCAACTGGACCATGGAAAAAGTCAGACGAG AGGGGGTTAAGGTGCTTCCCAATGCTATTGTGCAGTCAGTTGGAGTCAGCGGTGGCAAGTTACTCATCAAGTTGAAAGACGGCAGGAAG gtAGAAACTGACCACATAGTGGCAGCTGTGGGCCTGGAGCCCAATGTTGAGTTGGCCAAGACTGGTGGACTAGAGATAGACTCTGATTTTGGTGGCTTCCGGGTAAATGCAGAGCTCCAAGCACGCTCTAACATCTGGGTG GCAGGAGATGCCGCATGCTTCTACGATATAAAGTTGGGTAGGAGGCGGGTAGAGCACCATGATCATGCTGTTGTGAGTGGAAGATTGGCCGGAGAAAATATGACTGGAGCTGCTAAGCCATACTGGCATCAGTCAATGTTCTG GAGTGATTTGGGCCCCGATGTTGGCTACGAAGCTATTGGTCTTGTGGACAGTAGTTTGCCCACAGTTGGTGTGTTTGCAAAAGCAACTGCACAAGACAACCCAAAATCTGCCACAGAGCAGTCAG GGACTGGTATCCGATCGGAGAGTGAGACAGAGTCTGAGGCCTCAGAAATCGCTGTTCCTGCCAGCAGTCCCACAGTCCCCCAGGCCCCAGCTGAAGGGGAGGACTACGGCAAAGGTGTCATCTTCTACCTCAGGGACAAAGTAGTGGTGGGGATCGTGCTGTGGAACATCTTCAACCGAATGCCAATAGCAAGGAAG ATCATTAAGGACGGTGAGCAACACGAAGATCTCAATGAAGTAGCCAAACTGTTCAACATTCATGAAGACTGA